The nucleotide sequence CAACGCCCCGCGCGAAATCGTCAAAAAGGTGGCGCGCACGGGCATCGAGAGCCTTTCTCCGGAAGAAAGAGCGCAGATCGCCCCCGAAATCGATCTGACCCGGGAGGCGCACCGGGAGTTCGTCCAGGCGGTTTTTCCGCTCCATGCCGCGCACGGCCGGACGGAGGACTTCGAACGGTTTTACCAGGCGCAATGCGTCTGGGAGGACACCATGGCCGAGAACATCGCGCGGTTCAAGCTCGAAAACCCCGCAGCGCGGATCGCGGTCTTCGCCGGCAACGGACACCTGAAATACGGCTTCGGCGTTCCAGACCGCACCGTCGAACGCGCGCCCGCGGATGCCGCCGTCGTTCTTCCCTATCCCGCCTCCCCGGATCTCGTTCTCGAACGCGGCATGGCGGATTTCGTCTGGCTCAGCCGGCCGGTGCGGGTACCTTTCGGGAAGCATCCCCGCCGGCCCTCGGCCGGGGATGAAGAGGGGATTTCATGGAATCCGTGATTCAGTCCGTCTATGAGGCGCATTTCGGCCCTTTCCGGTTCT is from Desulfatiglans anilini DSM 4660 and encodes:
- a CDS encoding ChaN family lipoprotein — encoded protein: MNRSTVHIAFAGMLFAGLLLSTGCAARRPLMKPVTVKVEGSETLFRPGEIIDVEAGAAVGFEAMMEALQHKDLLFIGEVHSDPEHHLMQVQILQRWIHGEVHPVIAMEFFQATQQEALDRYLAGDLDEAAFLEEAQWDAEWGFPYHYYRPLLDLVRAKQGRILAINAPREIVKKVARTGIESLSPEERAQIAPEIDLTREAHREFVQAVFPLHAAHGRTEDFERFYQAQCVWEDTMAENIARFKLENPAARIAVFAGNGHLKYGFGVPDRTVERAPADAAVVLPYPASPDLVLERGMADFVWLSRPVRVPFGKHPRRPSAGDEEGISWNP